In Mus musculus strain C57BL/6J chromosome 1, GRCm38.p6 C57BL/6J, a single genomic region encodes these proteins:
- the Il17f gene encoding interleukin-17F precursor has translation MKCTRETAMVKSLLLLMLGLAILREVAARKNPKAGVPALQKAGNCPPLEDNTVRVDIRIFNQNQGISVPREFQNRSSSPWDYNITRDPHRFPSEIAEAQCRHSGCINAQGQEDSTMNSVAIQQEILVLRREPQGCSNSFRLEKMLLKVGCTCVKPIVHQAA, from the exons ATGAAGTGCACCCGTGAAACAGCCATG GTCAAGTCTTTGCTACTGTTGATGTTGGGACTTGCCATTCTGAGGGAGGTAGCAGCTCGGAAGAACCCCAAAGCAGGGGTTCCTGCCTTGCAGAAGGCTGGGAACTGTCCTCCCCTGGAGGATAACACTGTGAGAGTTGACATTCGAATCTTCAACCAAAACCAGGGCATTTCTGTCCCACGTGAATTCCAGAACCGCTCCAGTTCCCCATGGGATTACAA catCACTCGAGACCCCCACCGGTTCCCCTCAGAGATCGCTGAGGCCCAGTGCAGACACTCAGGCTGCATCAATGCCCAGGGTCAGGAAGACAGCACCATGAACTCCGTCGCCATTCAGCAAGAAATCCTGGTCCTTCGGAGGGAGCCCCAGGGCTGTTCTAATTCCTTCAGGTTGGAGAAGATGCTCCTAAAAGTTGGCTGCACCTGTGTCAAGCCCATTGTCCACCAAGCGGCCTGA